One region of Eleutherodactylus coqui strain aEleCoq1 chromosome 5, aEleCoq1.hap1, whole genome shotgun sequence genomic DNA includes:
- the MTMR12 gene encoding myotubularin-related protein 12, translating to MLGLGSGGAAKSPKQPSFVSYLTPEEIDVKEKAEQAVKIDDVLLLPGEMLLCEANNVFKITQDETSQRGVCGRLICTNFKITFICEEGAEDNAPEFKNKIVGENDITLQCVDQLYAVYDDKKKVLISGAPLKKYPERLVIYCKDFRVFHFCLSYAKEDEVNRIVNGIIHHTLSPKRLKLIFLFSYTESAPYYKATSAKDTTALFEKPKDWRMELDRTKGNLFYKVLSINEAYKVSERLPPYFVVPASLQEESVYKFQGRGIPIWCWSAQHGAALFKMASLPKEVDDSSIQEQRAFLDSVEKTLHKPPYEEVRIEDLSVTLPSLSEIQVAYTRFRQLFLVDNSTDFWDTDSKWFSLLSTSNWLEIIRQCLKKSIEVIEYLENQRINVVLKEDTASDFCCVISSLVQIMMDPHYRTRHGFQSLIQKEWVVGGHSFLDRCNHLRNNDGEAPVFLLFLDCVWQLVHQYPLAFEFSETYLTVLSDSINIPIFSTFFFNSAYQKDAHKRVEDSSGRQSGSLSFYSVWDWSVQFDLKALTLLSNPLYVEKSKQEKSRKGARSKHHRQLSLPLTQSKASSKRGFFKEEPGPFIKSLLGKRISKLISASDEVPNNYRVFYENWHRKPIDFHGLILPHTEGPDICIWAQRHLRWIPEAQVLGGGNVAATQRVLELLDEIQSLKNELKERPTFPYPISKENDVDSRRKKSVRRSSLFPFAQFHVNCIRPSISTTTWRSWEAEDDLVNRDDEDGDLGII from the exons ATGCTGGGTTTGGGCTCCGGAGGGGCGGCCAAGTCCCCAAAGCAGCCGTCATTCGTGTCGTACCTGACCCCAGAG GAGATTGATGTTAAAGAAAAGGCAGAGCAAGCGGTGAAGATTGACGATGTTCTGCTATTACcag GTGAGATGCTCCTCTGTGAAGCCAACAATGTATTTAAGATCACCCAGGATGAAACGTCGCAGCGAGGGGTCTGTGGGAGACTCATCTGCACCAACTTCAAGATCACCTTCATATGTGAGGAGGGAGCGGAGGATAAC gccccAGAATTCAAAAACAAGATTGTGGGTGAGAATGACATCACTCTGCAGTGCGTAGACCAGCTGTATGCAG TGTATGACGACAAGAAAAAAGTTCTCATATCGGGTGCCCCTCTGAAAAAATACCCTGAGAGGCTGGTCATCTACTGTAAAGACTTCAGAGTGTTTCACTTCTGTCTCAGCTACGCTAAAGAGGATGAAGTGAACCGG aTCGTCAACGGGATCATTCATCACACACTTAGTCCTAAACGACTTAAGCTGATTTTCCTCTTTTCGTACACAGAATCTGCCCCCTATTATAAAG ccaCAAGTGCCAAGGATACAACTGCATTGTTTGAGAAGCCCAAGGACTGGCGGATGGAGTTGGACCGCACCAAGGGAAATCTGTTTTATAAAGTGTTATCCATCAATGAAGCATACAAAGTCTCAGAAAG GTTGCCTCCTTACTTTGTTGTCCCTGCATCACTACAGGAGGAGAGCGTGTATAAATTCCAGGGCAGAGGGATTCCT ATTTGGTGCTGGTCCGCTCAGCATGGGGCAGCCTTGTTTAAGATGGCCTCACTCCCTAAAGAAGTGGACGATTCCTCAATACAAGAGCAGAGAGCATTCCTGGATAG TGTAGAGAAGACCCTTCACAAGCCGCCCTATGAGGAGGTAAGAATCGAGGATTTATCCGTCACCCTCCCCTCCCTCTCAGAGATCCAGGTGGCCTACACTCGCTTCAGGCAGCTGTTTTTAGTAG ATAATTCAACTGACTTCTGGGACACGGACTCCAAGTGGTTCTCGTTACTGAGCACAAGCAATTGGCTTGAAATTATAAG ACAGTGCCTTAAGAAATCAATAGAAGTAATTGAATATTTGGAAAACCAAAGAATTAATGTCGTACTTAAAG AGGACACGGCCTCCGACTTCTGCTGCGTCATCTCCAGTCTGGTGCAGATCATGATGGACCCGCATTACCGCACCAGACATGGCTTTCAGAGCCTTATCCAGAAAGAGTGGGTGGTGGGAGGACATAGTTTTCTGGATAGATGCAATCATCTTCGGAACAATGATGGCGAG GCTCCCGTCTTCCTGCTCTTCTTGGACTGTGTTTGGCAGCTGGTCCATCAGTACCCACTTGCCTTTGAGTTCTCAGAGACGTATCTGACAGTCCTGTCAGATAGCATTAATATACCCATCTTCAGCACTTTCTTCTTCAATTCAGCTTATCAGAAGGATGCACACAAGCGG GTtgaggacagcagcggcagacaaaGCGGCTCTTTGAGCTTTTACTCCGTCTGGGATTGGTCGGTGCAGTTTGATTTGAAAGCCCTGACACTTCTCAGCAATCCCCTATATGTGGAGAAGTCAAAACAAGAGAAAAGCCGCAAAGGAGCGCGTTCTAAG CATCACAGACAGTTATCGCTGCCTTTAACCCAGTCCAAAGCTTCAAGTAAGAGAGGATTCTTCAAGGAAGAACCTGGACCCTTCATAAAAAGTCTCCTTGGGAAAAGAATTAGCAAATTAATAAGCGCTTCAGATGAAGTACCCAATAACTACCGGGTCTTCTATGAGAACTGGCACAGGAAGCCAATAGACTTTCATGGCTTGATCCTGCCACATACCGAAGGGCCTGACATCTGCATCTGGGCTCAGCGACACTTGCGTTGGATCCCGGAAGCTCAGGTTCTAGGTGGTGGAAATGTGGCTGCCACACAGAGGGTGTTGGAGCTCCTAGATGAAATTCAAAGTCTTAAGAATGAATTAAAAGAGAGACCAACATTCCCCTATCCAATCTCTAAGGAGAACGACGTGGACAGTAGGCGCAAGAAGTCCGTCCGGAGGTCGTCACTGTTTCCATTTGCTCAGTTTCATGTAAACTGTATTAGACCATCTATATCCACAACCACGTGGCGAAGCTGGGAAGCAGAGGATGACCTAGTCAACAGGGATGATGAGGATGGAGACCTGGGCATTATATGA